One Peribacillus simplex NBRC 15720 = DSM 1321 genomic region harbors:
- the spoVB gene encoding stage V sporulation protein B, producing MSKFLKGTLILLIASLITRVLGFINRIVIARFIGEEGVGLYMMALPTLFLVVNITQLGLPIAISKYVAEANARGDERKIKKILVVSLACTFTLSMIFTPAMLLFAPALSEYLFTDERTVWPLMAIAPIVPIIAISSVLRGYFQGKQNMKPFAFSQVIEQVARITFIAVLTKAFLPYGIEYAAAGAMFASIIGELVSLIYLLTSFKLKKHFKFRKGFFKNVKSGKGTFTELMGIALPSTGSRMIGSVSWFFEPIVVAQSLALAGVTAAAATSQYGELTGYALPLLMLPSFVTSSLATALVPAVSEARTTGNFLLVEHRLQQALKITFITGCLAIVILFIFAEPILQVMYGSSHAAVFIKFLAPFFILYYFQYPLQSMLQALDLAKAAMFNSLAGNILKIGVIWLLASKESFGIMGAAIGIAVGTMLVTFLHFSTVLKVVPFTLHFRSYMSALVLALISGWGGYYLYQFPLSSQPLGIRLLLSVTVVILLFTFFLLMTGSIKKADLIRIPVVGGFLSKFAWK from the coding sequence ATGTCCAAATTTTTAAAAGGGACGCTGATTTTATTAATCGCAAGCCTGATTACAAGGGTTCTTGGTTTCATTAACCGCATTGTCATCGCCCGCTTCATCGGCGAAGAAGGCGTTGGTTTATATATGATGGCTTTACCGACCCTCTTTCTCGTCGTGAACATAACCCAGTTAGGCCTGCCAATCGCCATTTCGAAATACGTGGCTGAGGCCAATGCCAGAGGCGATGAGCGGAAAATCAAGAAAATCCTTGTCGTCTCTTTGGCCTGCACCTTTACTCTATCGATGATTTTCACTCCTGCGATGCTGCTTTTCGCACCGGCTCTCTCAGAATACCTATTCACTGACGAACGGACGGTATGGCCTCTAATGGCGATTGCCCCTATCGTACCGATCATCGCCATTTCATCCGTACTGCGAGGTTATTTCCAAGGCAAGCAAAATATGAAGCCCTTCGCTTTCTCACAAGTTATCGAACAGGTGGCCCGAATCACTTTCATAGCCGTCCTGACGAAGGCCTTTTTGCCATATGGAATCGAATATGCTGCAGCCGGGGCGATGTTCGCATCGATTATCGGTGAGCTTGTATCTCTCATCTACTTATTGACCAGCTTTAAATTAAAGAAACATTTTAAGTTCAGAAAGGGTTTTTTCAAGAATGTCAAATCCGGAAAAGGAACGTTCACCGAATTGATGGGGATTGCCCTTCCTTCCACCGGAAGCAGGATGATTGGATCGGTTTCGTGGTTTTTCGAACCGATAGTGGTCGCCCAGAGTTTGGCACTTGCCGGAGTCACCGCGGCCGCAGCCACAAGTCAATACGGAGAGTTAACAGGGTACGCCCTGCCTTTACTCATGCTACCTTCCTTCGTTACATCATCATTGGCGACGGCACTTGTCCCGGCAGTGAGTGAAGCCCGTACGACCGGAAACTTTTTACTCGTTGAACACAGGCTTCAGCAGGCCCTGAAAATCACCTTTATCACAGGCTGTTTAGCTATCGTCATTCTGTTCATCTTTGCCGAACCGATTTTACAAGTCATGTATGGCTCTTCGCATGCTGCTGTTTTCATTAAATTCCTGGCACCTTTTTTCATCCTTTATTACTTTCAATATCCGCTGCAATCCATGCTGCAAGCACTGGATCTTGCAAAGGCAGCAATGTTCAACAGCCTGGCTGGGAACATCCTTAAAATCGGTGTGATCTGGCTGCTGGCGTCAAAGGAAAGTTTCGGGATCATGGGAGCCGCAATTGGGATAGCTGTCGGTACGATGCTCGTTACCTTCCTGCATTTTTCAACCGTGCTGAAGGTCGTCCCTTTCACGCTTCATTTCCGCAGCTATATGTCAGCTTTGGTCCTTGCTTTAATTTCCGGATGGGGCGGTTATTATCTTTATCAATTCCCGCTCTCCTCACAGCCTCTTGGCATACGGCTTTTGCTTTCCGTGACGGTCGTTATCCTGCTGTTCACATTTTTCCTGCTCATGACCGGCAGCATAAAAAAGGCGGATTTGATCAGGATTCCTGTAGTGGGCGGCTTTTTATCAAAATTCGCTTGGAAATAA
- a CDS encoding post-transcriptional regulator, with protein MVKKNHPYQRYYLKVRPFLKSKREEFQMIGLNAVTEEDIWGTLTKNKWKRPQENIHLHELVADIVTFSSNQFMTFQMVEAYKSPNLFEPLSEEELKELLKE; from the coding sequence ATGGTAAAAAAGAATCATCCCTATCAAAGGTATTATCTAAAGGTACGTCCATTTTTGAAGAGCAAGCGTGAGGAATTTCAAATGATCGGATTGAATGCCGTAACAGAGGAAGACATATGGGGAACCTTAACCAAAAATAAATGGAAGCGTCCGCAGGAAAATATTCACCTTCATGAACTTGTCGCAGATATCGTGACATTTTCAAGCAACCAGTTCATGACCTTCCAAATGGTCGAAGCTTATAAATCACCAAACCTATTTGAGCCGCTTTCTGAAGAGGAACTGAAGGAACTTTTGAAAGAATGA
- the secDF gene encoding protein translocase subunit SecDF yields MVKRSRIVAFFLIALLIFAAMGTTSKGILKDIKLGLDLQGGFEVLYEVKPLSGEKITPDVLRATVSSLERRVNVLGVSEPNIQIEGKDRIRVQLAGVKDQNNAREILSTQAKLSFRDYNDKEMMTGADLKEGGAKQTFQDNKPVVEVTLKDVNKFKDITQKISSMESPTNVLAIWLDFEEGKDSIKDTASQDNMISAPAVSEVFNTKKVYITGQFTVEEAKELAALLDAGALPVDLKEKYSTSVGAQFGAGALNDTIFAGIIGIALVFIFMLVYYRFPGFIAVVTLSIYIFLTLLVFDWMNAVLTLPGIAALVLGVGMAVDANIITYERIRDELKLGRSVKAAYKEGTKNSLSTITDANLTTLLAAAVLFYYGTSSVKGFATTLIISILMSFITAVYGTRLFMSLWVNSGFLDKRTTWFGVKKKYIHDLSDKIDLMSLPTRFDKIDFVKHRKVFYGISIGVTIIGIIFLLVFRLNLGIDFTSGTRIEIASKDVLTTQQVKTEMGKVGIDEKDIKDVRLAGKENKNAVVRTVGVLDKQEIAELKDHFKEDYGAEPNVSTVSPTVGKELAKNAMFALAIASIGIILYVSIRFEWRMAVPAVVALIHDAFFIITIFSLLRLEVDITFIAAVLTIVGYSINDTIVTFDRIRENLRFSRKIKTVEELENIVNISIRQTLTRSINTVLTVLITVIALMIFGSEAIRNFSIALFIGLICGVYSSLLIASQFWLDLKIRELKKKGPLNTAKEKKQSLEGQV; encoded by the coding sequence ATGGTAAAAAGAAGCAGGATCGTTGCGTTTTTTCTAATCGCACTATTGATTTTCGCAGCGATGGGGACGACTTCAAAAGGAATCCTAAAGGATATCAAGCTGGGTCTTGATCTTCAAGGCGGTTTTGAAGTGTTGTATGAAGTAAAACCGCTGTCTGGGGAAAAGATCACCCCGGATGTTTTACGGGCTACAGTAAGCTCACTTGAGCGGCGTGTCAATGTTTTGGGCGTTAGCGAACCTAACATTCAAATCGAAGGGAAAGACCGGATCCGCGTTCAATTGGCTGGAGTCAAAGACCAAAATAACGCACGGGAGATTCTCTCGACACAAGCAAAATTATCTTTCCGTGACTACAACGATAAGGAAATGATGACCGGTGCCGACTTGAAAGAAGGCGGCGCGAAACAAACGTTCCAAGATAATAAACCGGTTGTCGAAGTCACATTGAAAGATGTAAATAAGTTTAAGGATATCACCCAAAAAATATCCTCGATGGAAAGTCCGACTAATGTACTTGCAATCTGGCTGGATTTCGAGGAAGGAAAAGATTCCATTAAGGATACAGCCTCACAGGACAATATGATATCCGCTCCAGCTGTCAGTGAGGTTTTCAATACGAAGAAGGTGTATATTACCGGTCAATTCACGGTTGAAGAAGCGAAAGAGCTTGCAGCCCTTCTGGATGCAGGTGCCCTGCCTGTAGATTTAAAAGAAAAGTATTCCACTTCTGTAGGTGCCCAATTTGGTGCAGGTGCACTGAATGATACTATTTTTGCGGGAATCATCGGAATTGCACTTGTTTTTATCTTCATGCTTGTGTATTACCGCTTCCCGGGGTTCATTGCAGTCGTCACTTTAAGCATATACATTTTCTTGACGCTATTAGTGTTTGATTGGATGAATGCGGTCCTTACGCTGCCTGGTATTGCGGCATTGGTACTCGGGGTCGGGATGGCTGTCGACGCCAATATCATAACCTACGAGCGAATCAGGGATGAATTGAAACTTGGTAGATCTGTTAAAGCGGCTTATAAAGAAGGTACGAAAAATTCACTTTCTACAATTACGGATGCGAACTTAACGACCTTACTTGCTGCGGCCGTTCTGTTCTATTATGGAACTAGCTCGGTTAAAGGGTTTGCCACCACTTTGATCATTTCGATTTTAATGAGTTTCATAACAGCTGTCTATGGTACACGCCTTTTCATGAGCCTGTGGGTGAATAGCGGGTTCCTTGACAAACGTACAACATGGTTTGGCGTGAAGAAGAAATACATTCACGATTTATCCGATAAAATTGATTTAATGTCATTGCCAACGCGCTTTGATAAAATCGATTTCGTCAAACATCGGAAAGTTTTTTATGGCATTTCAATCGGTGTCACCATTATTGGGATCATTTTCCTGCTCGTCTTCAGATTGAATCTAGGGATTGATTTCACGAGCGGCACCCGAATCGAGATTGCGTCCAAAGATGTCTTGACGACTCAGCAAGTCAAAACCGAAATGGGCAAGGTCGGTATTGATGAGAAGGATATCAAGGATGTCAGGCTCGCTGGAAAAGAAAATAAAAATGCTGTCGTTCGGACAGTCGGTGTCCTCGATAAACAGGAAATCGCTGAATTGAAGGACCATTTCAAGGAGGATTACGGAGCAGAACCAAATGTCAGCACCGTATCACCGACTGTAGGAAAAGAGCTTGCGAAAAATGCCATGTTTGCGTTAGCGATTGCATCAATCGGTATCATTTTGTATGTATCGATACGATTTGAATGGCGAATGGCTGTTCCTGCCGTGGTCGCGCTTATACATGATGCATTCTTCATCATCACGATTTTTAGCTTACTCCGGCTCGAAGTGGATATCACCTTCATTGCTGCGGTTCTGACGATCGTCGGTTATTCGATCAATGATACGATCGTAACCTTTGACCGTATACGTGAAAACCTGCGCTTCAGCCGTAAAATCAAAACCGTCGAAGAACTTGAGAACATTGTGAACATCAGTATCAGGCAAACTTTGACGAGATCCATTAACACGGTTCTGACCGTTCTCATTACGGTTATCGCGTTGATGATCTTCGGTAGTGAAGCTATCCGTAACTTCTCCATCGCCCTGTTTATCGGTTTAATATGCGGCGTGTATTCATCGCTATTGATCGCTTCCCAATTCTGGCTTGATTTGAAAATCAGGGAATTGAAGAAGAAAGGTCCGCTGAATACCGCAAAAGAAAAGAAACAAAGTCTTGAAGGACAAGTTTAA
- the recJ gene encoding single-stranded-DNA-specific exonuclease RecJ, with product MLKPKTRWNLRTADENKVAVLAEELHITPLVAALLVNRGLDTIESARSFLFVKNQTFHDPFLLKDMDKAVYRIREAIQNGEKIRIFGDYDADGVTSTTVMMTALTRLGADVDFYIPNRFTEGYGPNPMAFRLAAEQGVKVLITVDTGISAVDEAKLAGELGMDYILTDHHEPGPELPEALAIIHPKLEDSSYPFKDLAGVGVAFKLAHALLGELPEDLLEIAAIGTIADLVPLQGENRVIAAKGIEQLRLTRRPGLVALMKVANVQQEALNEESIGFAMAPRINAVGRLGDADPAVDLLMSTNLEEATELANEINDINKERQEMVAAMAEEAIAEVEENFPPDSNGVLIIGREGWNAGVVGIVASKLVERFYRPTIVLSFDREKGLAKGSARSIAGFDLFESLSTCRELLPHFGGHPMAAGMTLKIEDVQELRDRMNLIAREQLSEEDFTPITNLDGSTTLAEVSIQTIQEMSLLAPFGVTNPKPKILIDSVQLSSVRKIGANQNHLKVQLEDGENHKLDGVGFGLGHFVDEIAPHAEVSVIGELSINEWNNMKKPQIFVQDVSVNHWQLFDYRGKGQAEKWLADIPVQNRKIVIFSEDIYGRYPFLQNHPDLVHIQNELDAEQLDCFEGHLVFMDMPPSREYLKRVIANKNPSRIYAHLSHEQDHFLSTMPTRDHFKWFYAFLAKKGPLDVKRYGDDLAKYRGWSRDTVDFISKVFFELDFVTIENGLIMLTTNAKKRDLSESESYTRKKEQFELEQELVYSSYQQLFDWFNHYLVHEATDLEEETKQWI from the coding sequence ATGTTAAAGCCAAAAACCCGGTGGAACTTACGAACTGCCGATGAAAACAAAGTTGCTGTACTAGCTGAAGAGCTTCATATCACACCTTTGGTTGCAGCCCTGCTTGTGAATCGAGGCCTGGATACGATTGAAAGTGCCCGATCATTTTTATTTGTAAAAAATCAAACTTTTCATGATCCATTTTTATTGAAGGATATGGATAAAGCGGTATATAGAATAAGAGAAGCCATACAAAATGGAGAAAAAATACGTATATTCGGTGATTATGATGCGGATGGCGTGACATCGACCACAGTGATGATGACGGCGCTGACGAGATTGGGTGCCGATGTTGACTTTTATATCCCGAATCGGTTTACAGAAGGATATGGTCCGAATCCGATGGCATTCCGCCTTGCAGCTGAGCAAGGGGTGAAGGTATTAATAACCGTGGATACCGGAATTTCTGCAGTCGATGAAGCGAAACTTGCCGGCGAGCTTGGCATGGATTATATTTTGACCGACCACCATGAACCGGGACCGGAACTGCCTGAGGCATTGGCAATCATCCATCCTAAACTTGAGGACAGTTCCTATCCATTTAAAGACCTTGCCGGAGTAGGGGTTGCATTTAAGCTGGCACACGCCCTGCTTGGGGAATTGCCTGAGGATTTGCTTGAAATAGCGGCAATCGGCACGATAGCGGATTTAGTGCCTTTACAAGGGGAAAACCGCGTCATTGCTGCAAAAGGCATCGAGCAGTTACGTTTGACTCGCCGCCCGGGACTTGTTGCCTTAATGAAAGTGGCGAATGTTCAGCAGGAAGCATTGAATGAAGAATCGATCGGCTTTGCGATGGCACCGCGGATCAATGCTGTCGGGCGCCTTGGAGATGCCGACCCCGCTGTCGATTTATTGATGTCCACTAACCTGGAAGAAGCAACGGAACTTGCCAATGAAATCAATGATATCAATAAAGAGCGGCAGGAAATGGTTGCAGCAATGGCGGAAGAAGCGATTGCTGAAGTCGAGGAAAACTTCCCGCCGGATTCCAATGGCGTGCTCATCATCGGCAGGGAAGGCTGGAACGCCGGAGTTGTAGGGATTGTGGCCTCTAAACTTGTTGAACGCTTTTACCGGCCCACGATTGTATTGAGCTTTGACCGGGAAAAGGGATTAGCTAAAGGTTCTGCTCGGAGCATAGCCGGTTTCGATCTTTTCGAAAGTCTTTCCACCTGCCGTGAATTACTGCCGCATTTTGGCGGACATCCAATGGCTGCTGGAATGACATTGAAAATTGAAGATGTTCAGGAGCTTAGGGACCGCATGAACTTGATTGCGAGGGAACAACTTAGCGAAGAAGACTTCACACCCATTACCAATTTGGACGGGTCTACTACATTAGCTGAAGTTTCTATTCAAACGATTCAGGAGATGAGCTTGCTGGCGCCATTTGGGGTGACGAATCCCAAACCGAAGATCTTGATAGATTCCGTCCAGCTTTCAAGTGTCCGCAAAATTGGTGCCAACCAAAATCACTTGAAGGTCCAGCTGGAAGATGGTGAAAATCACAAACTTGACGGTGTGGGCTTCGGTCTCGGTCATTTTGTCGATGAAATAGCTCCGCACGCTGAAGTCTCGGTTATTGGTGAGCTTTCCATCAATGAGTGGAATAATATGAAAAAGCCTCAGATCTTTGTCCAAGATGTTTCGGTAAACCATTGGCAGTTATTTGATTACCGCGGTAAGGGACAGGCAGAGAAGTGGCTTGCCGACATTCCAGTACAAAACCGGAAGATCGTCATTTTTTCGGAAGATATTTATGGCAGATATCCATTTTTGCAAAACCATCCAGATCTCGTTCATATCCAGAATGAACTGGATGCAGAGCAGCTCGACTGCTTCGAAGGTCATTTGGTATTTATGGACATGCCGCCGTCCAGGGAATATTTGAAACGGGTGATTGCCAATAAGAACCCTTCGCGTATCTACGCTCACCTTTCCCATGAACAGGACCATTTCTTAAGTACGATGCCAACAAGGGATCATTTTAAATGGTTTTATGCCTTCCTTGCCAAAAAGGGGCCGCTCGACGTGAAAAGATATGGTGATGACCTAGCCAAATATCGTGGCTGGTCAAGAGATACCGTGGATTTCATTTCTAAGGTGTTTTTTGAGCTTGATTTTGTTACAATAGAGAATGGGTTAATTATGCTCACAACCAATGCGAAAAAACGCGATCTCAGTGAATCTGAATCGTATACAAGAAAGAAAGAGCAATTTGAGCTTGAACAAGAGCTTGTTTATTCTTCCTATCAGCAATTATTCGATTGGTTCAATCATTATTTAGTTCATGAGGCAACAGACCTTGAGGAGGAAACAAAGCAATGGATTTAA
- a CDS encoding adenine phosphoribosyltransferase, which produces MDLKQYVTIVQDWPKPGIVFKDITTLMDNGAAYKYATDQIVEYARDKNIDLVVGPEARGFIIGCPVAYSLEVGFAPVRKEGKLPRETIKVEYGLEYGKDVLTIHKDAIKPGQRILITDDLLATGGTIEATIKLVEQLGGIVAGIAFLIELTDLDGKDKLDGYDVLTLMSF; this is translated from the coding sequence ATGGATTTAAAGCAATATGTAACAATTGTGCAAGACTGGCCAAAACCGGGTATTGTCTTCAAAGATATTACAACATTAATGGATAACGGCGCAGCTTATAAATACGCAACAGACCAAATCGTCGAGTACGCTCGCGATAAAAATATCGACTTGGTGGTCGGGCCGGAAGCACGCGGATTCATTATCGGATGTCCAGTCGCATACTCATTGGAAGTGGGCTTTGCGCCAGTGAGAAAAGAAGGAAAACTTCCACGTGAAACGATAAAAGTAGAATATGGATTAGAATATGGCAAGGATGTATTGACAATCCATAAAGATGCCATTAAACCGGGACAGCGTATCCTGATTACGGATGATTTGCTTGCTACCGGGGGAACAATCGAAGCGACGATCAAATTGGTTGAACAGCTAGGCGGAATTGTAGCCGGGATTGCATTCCTTATTGAATTGACTGACTTGGATGGAAAAGATAAATTAGACGGCTATGATGTCTTGACATTAATGAGCTTTTAA
- a CDS encoding RelA/SpoT family protein translates to MANDQILTAEQVVERASLYLQPEEAEFIHRAFKYAEYAHREQFRKSGEPYIIHPIQVAGILADLEMDPATIAAGFLHDVVEDTEITLKDIEENFSPEVAMLVDGVTKLGKIKYKSQQEQQAENHRKMFVAMAQDIRVILIKLADRLHNMRTLKHLPQEKQRRISNETLEIFAPLAHRLGISTIKWELEDTALRYLNPQQYYRIVNLMKKKRAEREKYLEEVIDEVRKNVEEVNIKADLSGRPKHIYSIYRKMALQNKQFSEIYDLLAVRIVVNSIKDCYAVLGIIHTCWKPMPGRFKDYIAMPKPNMYQSLHTTVIGPKGDPLEVQIRTSDMHRIAEFGVAAHWAYKEGKDVGEQPSLEEKLTWFREILEFQDDATNAEEFMESLKIDLFSDMVFIFTPKGDVIELPSGSNPIDFAYRIHSEIGNKTIGAKVNGKMVPLDYKLKTGDIIEILTSKHSYGPSQDWLKLTQTSQAKNKIRQFFKKQRREENIEKGKELVEKEIKDMEFDLKEILTAENIRRVADKFNFLNEEDMYAAVGYNGITALQVANRLTEKWRKQKMVEQEADISEAVADLKTFSNTSKKRDSGVQVPGIDNLLIRLSRCCNPVPGDEIVGYITKGRGVSVHRQDCPNLDSGDADHRLVPVEWESTINERKEYIVEIEISGYDRRGLLNEVLQAVNETKTNISAVSGKSDRNKVATIHMSIYIHNIAHLQKVVDRIKQISDVYSVRRIMN, encoded by the coding sequence ATGGCTAATGATCAAATATTGACTGCCGAGCAGGTTGTAGAACGGGCCAGCTTATATCTTCAGCCGGAAGAAGCTGAATTTATTCATAGAGCGTTTAAGTATGCAGAGTATGCTCACCGAGAACAATTCCGTAAATCGGGAGAGCCGTATATTATTCATCCGATTCAAGTGGCGGGCATTCTGGCTGATCTTGAAATGGACCCTGCAACCATTGCGGCAGGTTTTTTACATGATGTTGTTGAAGACACGGAGATCACTCTGAAGGATATTGAAGAAAATTTCAGTCCTGAAGTCGCCATGCTTGTGGATGGCGTGACCAAGTTAGGGAAAATCAAGTATAAATCACAGCAGGAGCAACAGGCGGAAAACCATCGGAAAATGTTCGTGGCGATGGCTCAGGATATACGGGTCATCTTGATCAAGCTTGCGGACAGACTGCATAATATGCGGACCTTGAAGCATCTGCCGCAGGAAAAGCAGAGAAGGATATCGAACGAGACGTTGGAAATCTTCGCACCGCTTGCTCATCGTCTTGGTATCAGCACGATTAAATGGGAACTTGAAGATACTGCACTAAGGTATCTGAATCCTCAGCAATATTACCGAATCGTTAACCTGATGAAGAAAAAACGTGCTGAACGTGAAAAGTATCTGGAAGAAGTCATCGATGAAGTGCGTAAAAACGTTGAGGAAGTCAATATTAAGGCTGACCTTTCCGGCAGACCGAAACATATATACAGCATTTATCGCAAAATGGCTTTGCAGAATAAGCAGTTCAGCGAAATTTATGATTTGCTTGCAGTTCGGATCGTCGTCAATAGCATAAAAGATTGCTATGCCGTTTTAGGGATCATCCATACATGCTGGAAGCCGATGCCTGGCCGATTCAAAGACTATATCGCGATGCCGAAGCCGAATATGTATCAATCGCTCCATACGACAGTGATCGGACCGAAAGGCGATCCGCTGGAAGTGCAGATCCGTACATCCGATATGCATCGCATTGCCGAGTTCGGGGTTGCCGCGCACTGGGCTTATAAAGAGGGAAAAGATGTCGGTGAACAGCCTTCATTGGAAGAAAAATTGACATGGTTCCGGGAAATTCTCGAATTCCAGGATGATGCAACTAATGCAGAGGAATTCATGGAATCCCTTAAAATAGATCTTTTTTCTGATATGGTATTCATTTTCACACCAAAAGGCGATGTCATCGAACTGCCATCAGGATCCAACCCGATTGATTTCGCTTACCGGATTCACTCGGAAATCGGAAACAAAACGATTGGTGCCAAAGTGAACGGGAAAATGGTACCGCTGGATTATAAACTGAAAACTGGCGACATCATAGAAATCTTAACTTCGAAGCATTCATATGGTCCAAGTCAAGATTGGCTTAAACTAACGCAAACGTCTCAGGCGAAAAATAAGATCCGCCAATTTTTCAAGAAGCAGCGCCGGGAAGAAAATATCGAAAAAGGCAAAGAGCTTGTTGAAAAGGAAATCAAGGATATGGAGTTCGACCTGAAGGAAATCCTGACTGCCGAGAATATCAGGCGTGTTGCGGATAAATTCAACTTCCTGAATGAAGAGGATATGTATGCAGCAGTCGGTTATAACGGAATAACGGCCCTTCAGGTAGCTAACCGCCTTACCGAAAAATGGCGTAAGCAGAAAATGGTCGAGCAAGAAGCAGATATTTCTGAAGCGGTAGCCGATCTGAAAACCTTCTCCAATACATCGAAAAAACGTGACTCAGGTGTACAGGTACCGGGGATTGATAACCTGCTTATCCGTTTATCACGCTGTTGCAACCCAGTACCAGGGGACGAAATCGTCGGTTATATAACCAAAGGCCGTGGAGTTTCAGTTCATAGACAAGACTGCCCGAACCTGGATAGCGGGGATGCCGATCATCGCCTTGTACCTGTTGAATGGGAAAGTACGATTAACGAACGCAAGGAATACATCGTTGAAATTGAAATCAGCGGCTATGACCGTCGCGGCTTATTAAACGAAGTGCTGCAAGCCGTCAATGAAACCAAGACCAACATATCAGCGGTCTCGGGTAAATCCGACAGGAATAAGGTGGCGACCATTCACATGTCGATTTATATTCATAACATTGCCCATTTACAAAAGGTCGTCGACCGTATAAAACAAATTTCAGATGTTTATTCCGTCAGAAGGATCATGAACTAA
- the dtd gene encoding D-aminoacyl-tRNA deacylase, whose protein sequence is MRVVLQRSKAAKVVVANQIIGQIDSGLVLLVGVTHGDTIDDAAYLADKIVNLRIFEDENEKMNHSLLDVGGSILSVSQFTLYGDSRKGRRPNFMDAARPEEANEIYEAFNEELRKKGVHTETGQFGAMMDVQLTNDGPVTLILESKK, encoded by the coding sequence ATGCGTGTTGTTTTACAACGTTCCAAAGCAGCAAAAGTAGTTGTCGCAAACCAAATAATCGGGCAAATCGATAGCGGTCTCGTCCTGTTGGTCGGTGTCACTCATGGGGATACCATCGATGACGCCGCCTATTTGGCCGATAAGATTGTCAATCTCAGAATATTTGAAGATGAAAATGAAAAGATGAACCACTCACTATTGGATGTAGGAGGTTCGATTTTATCAGTTTCACAATTCACCTTATACGGAGATAGCCGTAAAGGCCGTCGACCGAACTTCATGGACGCCGCCCGTCCTGAAGAGGCGAATGAAATATACGAAGCATTTAACGAGGAACTCCGCAAGAAAGGCGTCCATACGGAAACAGGTCAATTTGGTGCCATGATGGATGTTCAGCTTACTAATGACGGTCCCGTTACATTAATACTTGAAAGCAAAAAATGA